A section of the Telopea speciosissima isolate NSW1024214 ecotype Mountain lineage chromosome 3, Tspe_v1, whole genome shotgun sequence genome encodes:
- the LOC122656410 gene encoding uncharacterized protein LOC122656410 isoform X2, translating to MKSDTPLDCAVFQLSPKRSRCELFISGDGATEKLTSGLLKPFVAHLAVAEEQVARAVQSIKLEVEKHKNVGTWFTKGTLERFVRFVSTPEVLELVSTFDAEMSQLEAARKIYSQGGGDKLSGSLSGDGIGTLDAADITKKELLRAIDVRLVAVKQDLTTALARASAAGFTLDTVSELRLFADRFGAHRLNKACSKFISLCQRRPELICAWKNMDDDQAVRTSFGSDMSIDDLAEESSPAGPSLLHQSHRQYHNQQHQHQQQQQIHQDHDATQPLENSKSSMYQQPKSSFTFPIRRSDERGEIREGTVEKDKGMEESVAELPQASSQPSRRLSVQDRINLFENKQKEKSGSGGKVALGKSAELRRLSSDVSSTPPVVEKAVLRRWSGASDMSVDLSNDRKETESSSTTPCSSTNSQTQSSKSSKFASLNEDSKDDVGSQNTVSTSKVEFKGSSGRLDDSGFKDLPVTQTQVTDSEAQVTALFGSSGDVCLKDQLASQTQVNAQTGKLEKVGWKDQAPFESQSRSYSGWGDVDFKDQAASQTQFRSNPGGAEQSGLQDETSTQNMFRSPVGAELSGVKDQVYSQSQFLVLSCQDASKMPSGASASRTSSVEQRDYPSSQALLKGSPGAIVDMGSDSRQPSVSHIQDKAFSSKLDGGPELKNQAAFQVQYRGSEGDRLAPLSQWSSFPGKMDMGRKELASLGMHHGDLPPRVENNLQGMKLQRQNSASEQSKKSQGRRSESTPVNGNSEMFFSERKITESLEVFGSATKTPIEQVQKVRQSKGSQELNDELQLKADELEKIFAAHKLRVTGDQPSSVRRVKGPDAPVEQVDSAMYRTSDEVTPTQLLEKNPVGEPRGSSSNTLEFDFNSLIKMVDNQDYGNTLRQNITEFGSSEDSRGKFYDRYMQKREEKLREEWSSKRVQKEAKMKAMQDSLERSRAEMKTKFLGTPNQQDSTLLARRRAEKLRSFNIRLASKNREQPIESALSENDEDPSQFAGDTQQDISFSGITSADSSSRNTQSKKLLPSRSSFSSTPRTVAVPGPRSSAKGSNSSSGRQRTLPENSLAQSVPNFSDFRKENTKPSTGMSKTATRSQFRNSTRSKSATEDLPLAKEEKPRRSQSMRKSFASPGELKDMSPQNTDGVVLAPVIFSNEQTDEGLYGKSPKNAESKPSFRKGNGIVPGAGAGLAKMKASMTSEDQKNEEDSDEVAYQPDDPVDMVKGEEEEEEEEFGRVTGEEALKAGDFPADSDNEKSRLSQESEKSGDPGSENGDVLRSLSQVDHNLVVDVVASGPIPIHGFAGNVHDSLGESPASWNSHVHHPFSYVNETSDIDACVDSPVGSPASWNLHSLSQMESDAARMRKKWGSAQKPVLVANTSHHLSRKDMTKGFKRLLKFGRKSRGSESLVDWISATTSEGDDDTEDGRDPINRSSEDVRKSRMGSSQSHPSYDGFNEGELFDEQVQALHSSIPAPPDNFKLREDHLSGSSLKAPRSFFSLSSFRSKATESKPR from the exons ATGAAATCTGACACACCGCTTGATTGTGCTGTGTTCCAGCTGTCGCCAAAACGGTCACG ATGTGAGTTATTTATTTCTGGTGATGGAGCGACGGAGAAGCTCACATCAGGTTTGTTAAAGCCATTCGTTGCTCATTTAGCAGTTGCAGAAGAACAGGTTGCTCGAGCAGTTCAGTCAATCAAACTTGAAGTTGAGAAACATAAAAATGTTGGAACATGGTTTACAAAAGGAACTCTTGAGAG GTTTGTCCGGTTTGTTAGTACACCAGAGGTTTTGGAGCTTGTCAGTACATTTGATGCTGAAATGTCTCAGTTGGAAGCAGCACGGAAGATTTACTCACAAGGAGGAGGAGATAAGCTGTCTGGTTCATTGA GTGGAGATGGAATTGGAACCTTGGATGCTGCTGACATAACCAA GAAGGAGCTTCTGAGGGCAATTGATGTGCGACTTGTTGCAGTTAAGCAAGACCTGACCACAGCTCTTGCTCGAGCGTCTGCTGCTGGTTTCACCCTTGACACTGTCTCTGAACTCCGACTCTTTGCGGATCGATTTGGTGCCCATCGCTTAAA TAAAGCTTGTAGCAAATTCATCTCCCTGTGTCAGAGAAGACCAGAATTAATCTGTGCGTGGAAGAATATGGATGATGATCAGGCAGTCCGAACCTCTTTTGGTTCAGATATGTCCATCGATGACCTTGCCGAAGAAAGCTCTCCTGCTGGGCCTAGTTTGCTCCACCAATCTCATCGCCAGTATCACAATCAGCAGCATCAGcaccagcaacaacaacagatCCACCAAGATCATGATGCTACACAACCCCTTGAGAACTCCAAATCCTCCATGTATCAACAACCGAAATCATCCTTCACCTTCCCAATACGGCGTTCTGATGAGAGGGGCGAGATCAGGGAAGGGACCGTCGAGAAAGACAAGGGCATGGAAGAGAGTGTGGCCGAGTTGCCTCAGGCTAGTAGTCAGCCATCGAGGCGGCTAAGTGTTCAGGACCGGATCAACTTGTTTGAGAACAAGCAGAAGGAGAAGTCTGGGAGTGGTGGTAAGGTTGCATTAGGGAAGTCTGCTGAGCTTCGGAGGCTGTCTTCGGATGTGTCGTCCACTCCCCCTGTTGTGGAGAAGGCCGTTCTGAGAAGATGGAGTGGGGCTAGTGACATGAGCGTGGACTTGAGTAATGATCGGAAAGAAACGGAGAGCAGTTCTACCACACCCTGTTCTTCCACAAATTCTCAGACTCAGTCCAGTAAATCTAGCAAATTTGCCAGTTTGAATGAGGACAGCAAGGATGATGTCGGATCGCAAAACACAGTTTCAACTTCTAAGGTTGAGTTCAAGGGTTCTTCAGGTCGATTGGATGATTCTGGATTTAAAGATTTGCCTGTTACCCAGACCCAGGTTACAGATTCCGAAGCCCAAGTGACagctttgtttggcagttcagGGGATGTTTGTTTGAAAGATCAACTGGCTTCACAAACACAAGTGAATGCTCAAACAGGCAAATTAGAGAAGGTGGGGTGGAAGGATCAGGCACCTTTTGAGAGCCAGTCCCGCTCTTATTCAGGCTGGGGTGATGTTGATTTTAAGGATCAAGCAGCTTCTCAGACTCAATTTAGATCTAATCCTGGTGGAGCTGAGCAATCTGGATTACAAGATGAAACTTCTACTCAAAACATGTTCAGAAGTCCTGTTGGAGCTGAGCTTTCTGGAGTGAAAGATCAAGTTTATTCTCAGTCGCAGTTCTTGGTTCTCTCTTGTCAGGATGCAAGTAAGATGCCATCTGGAGCTTCTGCGAGCAGAACAAGCAGTGTTGAACAGAGAGATTATCCTTCTAGTCAGGCTTTACTCAAAGGTTCTCCTGGTGCAATAGTGGACATGGGATCAGATTCAAGACAACCGTCGGTTTCTCATATTCAGGATAAAGCTTTCTCAAGTAAGTTGGACGGTGGTCCTGAACTGAAAAACCAAGCGGCCTTCCAGGTTCAGTACAGAGGTTCTGAAGGTGATCGGTTGGCTCCACTGTCCCAGTGGAGCTCTTTCCCAGGAAAAATGGATATGGGGAGGAAAGAATTGGCATCTTTGGGGATGCACCATGGAGATTTGCCACCCAGGGTGGAAAATAATCTTCAGGGGATGAAGTTACAGAGACAGAATTCTGCATCTGAACAGAGCAAGAAGTCACAAGGTAGGAGGAGTGAGAGCACCCCTGTCAATGGAAACAGTGAAATGTTTTTCTCCGAAAGAAAGATTACAGAAAGTTTGGAGGTGTTTGGTTCAGCCACAAAAACCCCAATTGAGCAAGTTCAGAAGGTAAGGCAGTCAAAAGGAAGTCAGGAACTCAATGATGAGCTGCAGTTGAAGGCTGATGAGCTTGAAAAGATTTTTGCAGCGCACAAGCTACGGGTGACTGGAGATCAGCCTTCTTCTGTTCGGAGAGTTAAGGGACCAGATGCACCGGTAGAGCAGGTTGATAGTGCAATGTACAGGACATCAGATGAAGTAACTCCCACTCAATTGCTTGAAAAAAATCCAGTGGGGGAACCTCGTGGTAGTTCCAGTAACACACTGGAGTTTGATTTCAACTCTTTAATAAAGATGGTAGATAATCAAGACTATGGTAATACTCTCAGGCAGAATATTACTGAATTTGGTTCGTCCGAGGATTCTAGAGGAAAGTTTTATGACAGGTACATGCAGAAACGAGAGGAAAAATTGAGGGAAGAATGGAGTTCAAAAAGGGTTCAAAAGGAAGCCAAGATGAAAGCCATGCAGGATAGTCTTGAACGTAGCAGAGCTGAAATGAAGACCAAGTTCTTGGGCACTCCAAACCAGCAGGACTCTACTCTTCTTGCTCGTCGACGTGCGGAGAAGCTTAGATCTTTTAACATTCGTTTAGCCAGTAAGAACAGGGAGCAG CCAATAGAGTCTGCCCTGAGCGAAAATGATGAAGATCCATCGCAGTTTGCTGGAGATACACAACAAGATATATCCTTCAGTGGGATAACTTCAGCAGATAGTTCTTCCAGAAATACCCAATCAAAGAAGCTTTTGCCCAGTAGAAGCTCATTCTCATCTACCCCTCGAACTGTAGCAGTACCAGGTCCACGATCATCTGCAAAGGGTTCCAATTCCAGTTCTGGCAGGCAACGGACTCTACCTGAAAATTCCCTTGCACAGTCTGTTCCGAATTTCTCTGACTTTAGAAAGGAAAACACAAAACCTTCAACCGGAATGAGCAAGACTGCAACCCGTTCACAGTTTCGAAATTCTACCCGCAGCAAGAGCGCCACTGAAGACCTACCACTTGCTAAGGAGGAAAAGCCACGGCGATCTCAGTCCATGAGAAAGAGCTTTGCTAGTCCTGGTGAGTTGAAGGACATGTCACCTCAGAACACCGATGGTGTTGTTCTGGCACCAGTAATATTTAGTAATGAGCAAACTGATGAGGGCCTCTACGGAAAATCTCCCAAGAATGCCGAGTCAAAACCCTCCTTCAGGAAGGGCAATGGGATAGTTCCAGGAGCTGGTGCTGGTTTAGCTAAGATGAAAGCTTCAATGACATCTGAGGACcagaaaaatgaagaagacTCTGATGAAGTGGCTTATCAGCCAGATGATCCAGTAGACATGGtcaagggggaagaagaagaggaagaagaagagtttggAAGAGTGACTGGTGAAGAAGCTCTTAAGGCTGGAGATTTTCCTGCTGATTCAGATAATGAGAAATCACGACTGAGCCAGGAATCAGAAAAATCAGGTGATCCTGGATCAGAAAATGGCGATGTCCTGAGATCACTTTCTCAAGTAGACCACAACTTGGTAGTTGATGTTGTTGCTTCAGGGCCCATTCCAATCCATGGCTTTGCAGGGAATGTGCATGACTCACTGGGAGAGAGTCCTGCATCTTGGAACTCTCATGTGCATCATCCATTTTCTTATGTAAATGAGACATCAGATATTGATGCCTGTGTGGACTCTCCAGTGGGGAGCCCCGCATCATGGAACTTGCACTCTCTCAGTCAGATGGAATCTGATGCAGCTCGAATGAGGAAGAAGTGGGGCAGTGCTCAGAAGCCAGTTCTTGTAGCTAATACGTCCCACCATCTTTCACGGAAAGACATGACGAAAGGGTTTAAGAGGTTATTGAAATTCGGGAGGAAAAGTCGTGGGTCCGAGAGCCTGGTGGACTGGATATCTGCGACAACTTCTGAAGGAGATGACGATACTGAAGATGGCCGGGATCCAATTAATCGGTCATCTGAAGATGTGAGGAAATCAAGAATGGGTTCCTCACAGAGTCACCCTTCATATGATGGCTTCAACGAAGGCGAGttgtttgatgaacaag TTCAAGCTTTACATAGCTCTATCCCTGCGCCTCCAGACAACTTCAAACTGAGAGAGGACCATCTATCAGGAAGCTCACTAAAAG CTCCGCGATCATTCTTCTCGCTTTCATCGTTTCGAAGCAAGGCGACTGAGTCAAAGCCCAGGTGA